In Fusobacterium canifelinum, a genomic segment contains:
- a CDS encoding replication-associated recombination protein A, with the protein MNLFQKNYKNVEPLAYKLRPKSLEDFVGQEKLLGKDGVITRLILNSTLSNSIFYGPPGCGKSSLGEIISNTLDCNFEKLNATTASVSDIRNVVETAKRNIELYNKRTILFLDEIHRFNKNQQDALLSYTEDGTLTFIGATTENPYYNINNALLSRVMVFEFKALTDEDISKLIDKGLNFLNISMSDKIKEIIIDISQGDSRIALNYVEMYNNIHSQMSEDEIFSIFKERQVSFDKKQDKYDMISAFIKSIRGSDPDAAIYWLARLLDGGEDPKYMARRLFIEASEDIGMANPEALLVANATMNACERIGMPEVRIILAHATVYLAISSKSNSVYEAIDGALADIKKGELQEVPMNICHDNVGYKYPHNYTDNFVKQKYMNKKKKYYKPGNNKNEKLIAEKLSKLWDE; encoded by the coding sequence ATGAATTTATTTCAAAAAAATTATAAAAATGTTGAACCTCTTGCATATAAATTACGACCCAAAAGTCTAGAAGATTTTGTAGGTCAAGAAAAACTTTTAGGAAAAGATGGAGTAATTACAAGACTTATTTTAAATTCTACTCTATCAAATTCCATTTTTTATGGACCTCCTGGTTGTGGAAAAAGTAGTTTAGGAGAAATTATTTCTAATACTTTAGATTGTAATTTTGAAAAATTAAATGCTACTACTGCAAGTGTTTCAGATATAAGAAATGTAGTTGAAACGGCTAAAAGAAATATAGAGCTTTACAATAAAAGAACTATATTGTTTTTAGATGAAATTCATAGATTTAATAAAAATCAACAGGATGCTCTACTTTCATATACAGAAGATGGAACACTTACTTTTATAGGGGCAACAACAGAAAATCCTTATTACAATATAAATAATGCCTTGCTTTCAAGAGTTATGGTTTTTGAATTTAAAGCTCTTACTGATGAAGATATTTCAAAATTGATTGATAAAGGCTTAAATTTTTTAAATATAAGTATGAGTGATAAAATAAAGGAAATAATTATTGATATATCACAAGGAGATTCAAGAATAGCCTTAAATTATGTTGAGATGTATAATAATATACATTCTCAAATGAGTGAAGATGAAATATTTTCTATTTTTAAAGAAAGACAAGTTTCTTTTGATAAAAAGCAAGATAAGTATGATATGATTTCTGCCTTTATAAAATCTATTAGGGGAAGTGACCCTGATGCAGCTATATACTGGCTTGCTAGACTTTTAGATGGAGGAGAAGACCCAAAATATATGGCAAGAAGACTATTTATTGAGGCAAGTGAAGATATAGGAATGGCAAATCCAGAAGCACTTTTAGTTGCAAATGCAACTATGAATGCCTGTGAAAGAATAGGTATGCCAGAGGTTAGAATAATTTTAGCTCATGCTACTGTATATCTTGCAATTTCTTCTAAATCAAATTCTGTTTATGAGGCAATAGATGGAGCATTAGCTGATATAAAAAAAGGAGAATTACAAGAGGTACCAATGAATATTTGCCATGATAATGTAGGATATAAATATCCTCATAACTACACTGATAATTTTGTTAAACAAAAATATATGAATAAAAAGAAAAAGTATTATAAACCTGGTAATAATAAAAATGAAAAATTGATAGCAGAAAAATTAAGTAAATTATGGGATGAATAG
- the hisS gene encoding histidine--tRNA ligase yields the protein MKLIKAVRGTKDIIGEEAKKYIYISNVAQKMFENYGYNFVKTPIFEETELFKRGIGEATDVVEKEMYTFKDRGDRSITLRPENTASLVRCYLENAIYAKEEISRFYYNGSMFRYERPQAGRQREFNQIGLEVFGEKSPKVDAEVIAIGYKFLEKLGITDLEVKINSVGSNASRTVYREKLVEHFKSHLDDMCEDCRDRINRNPLRLLDCKIDGEKDFYKSAPSIIDYLFEDERKHYDNVKKYLDIFGIKYTEDSTLVRGLDYYSSTVFEIVTNKLGSQGTVLGGGRYDNLLKELGDKDIPAVGFATGVERIMMLLGENYPKNAPDVYIAWLGENTSETALKVAETLRDNNIKVYIDYSEKGMKSHMKKADKLETKYCIILGEDELNKGIVLLKDFSTREQKEVKIDEIINYIK from the coding sequence ATGAAATTAATAAAAGCTGTAAGAGGAACGAAAGACATTATTGGAGAAGAAGCTAAAAAATATATTTATATTTCAAATGTAGCTCAAAAGATGTTTGAGAACTATGGTTATAATTTTGTGAAAACACCAATTTTTGAAGAAACTGAATTATTTAAAAGAGGAATTGGAGAAGCAACTGATGTTGTTGAAAAAGAAATGTACACTTTTAAAGATAGGGGAGACAGATCTATAACTTTAAGACCTGAAAATACTGCTTCTCTTGTTAGATGTTATCTTGAAAATGCTATCTATGCAAAAGAAGAGATTAGTAGATTTTACTATAATGGTTCAATGTTTAGATATGAAAGACCACAAGCTGGAAGACAAAGAGAATTTAATCAAATAGGTCTTGAAGTATTTGGAGAAAAGTCTCCAAAGGTTGATGCAGAAGTTATTGCTATTGGTTATAAATTTCTTGAAAAATTAGGTATAACTGATTTAGAAGTAAAGATTAATTCAGTAGGTTCTAATGCTTCTCGTACTGTTTATAGAGAAAAATTAGTAGAACACTTTAAATCTCACTTAGATGATATGTGTGAAGATTGTAGAGATAGAATTAATAGAAATCCTTTAAGACTTTTAGATTGTAAAATTGATGGTGAAAAAGATTTCTATAAATCTGCTCCAAGCATTATAGATTATCTTTTTGAAGATGAAAGAAAACACTATGATAATGTTAAAAAATATTTAGATATATTTGGAATAAAATATACAGAAGATTCTACTCTTGTTAGAGGACTTGACTATTATTCAAGTACAGTTTTTGAAATTGTAACTAATAAACTTGGCTCACAAGGAACAGTTTTAGGTGGTGGAAGATATGATAATCTTCTAAAAGAATTAGGAGATAAGGATATTCCAGCTGTTGGATTTGCAACTGGAGTTGAAAGAATTATGATGCTTCTTGGAGAAAATTATCCTAAAAATGCTCCAGATGTATATATTGCTTGGTTAGGAGAAAATACTTCAGAAACTGCATTAAAAGTTGCTGAAACTTTAAGAGATAATAATATAAAAGTTTATATTGATTATTCAGAAAAAGGAATGAAATCTCATATGAAAAAAGCGGACAAATTAGAAACAAAATATTGTATTATTCTTGGGGAAGACGAGCTTAATAAAGGTATAGTACTATTAAAAGATTTTTCTACAAGAGAACAAAAAGAAGTAAAAATTGACGAGATTATAAATTATATTAAATAG